A portion of the Blautia hansenii DSM 20583 genome contains these proteins:
- the alr gene encoding alanine racemase, whose product MRIQSRIQAHINLDAIDYNLKNMYDYMGKNTQIIAVLKADGYGHGAVPIAKEIEAYSYIWGIAVATVEEGRELRKAGIKKPILILGYTYEEDYDRIVKEDFQPTVFKLSMAEQLSKAAVKANKTLKIHIKLDTGMTRIGYRHIEDAIPEIVEISKLPNIELEGIFTHFARADETDLAPAYQQLEKYQEFLDALKRQGISIPVKHCSNSAAIIRMQDAYFDAVRAGIILYGMYPSNEVEKDKILLKPAMELKSHIAYIKEVEPGVEISYGGTFTTEKVTRVATIPVGYADGYSRGLSNKGSVLIRGKRAKILGKVCMDQFMVDVTEIPEAKELDEVTLLGKDGTDCITMEELGELSGRFNYEFACCISKRVPRVYYKNGQVKE is encoded by the coding sequence ATGAGAATACAAAGCAGAATTCAGGCGCACATTAATCTGGATGCAATCGATTATAACCTGAAAAACATGTATGATTATATGGGAAAGAACACACAGATTATCGCAGTGTTAAAGGCAGACGGTTATGGACACGGAGCAGTCCCCATCGCAAAGGAAATTGAGGCTTATTCTTATATATGGGGGATTGCGGTTGCCACTGTGGAGGAAGGCAGAGAGCTTCGAAAAGCCGGAATAAAAAAGCCGATTTTAATTTTAGGCTATACCTACGAAGAAGATTATGACCGAATTGTAAAAGAAGATTTTCAACCTACGGTCTTTAAGCTTTCCATGGCAGAACAGCTTTCAAAAGCAGCCGTAAAAGCCAATAAAACTTTAAAAATACATATAAAATTAGATACAGGCATGACACGTATCGGCTATCGCCACATAGAAGACGCAATACCGGAAATCGTGGAAATTTCAAAGCTTCCAAATATCGAACTGGAAGGGATTTTCACGCACTTTGCAAGAGCAGATGAGACCGACCTTGCACCGGCATATCAACAGCTGGAAAAATATCAGGAATTTTTAGACGCTTTAAAGAGACAGGGAATTTCCATACCTGTAAAGCATTGCTCTAACAGCGCAGCCATTATTCGGATGCAGGATGCCTATTTCGATGCAGTACGTGCAGGAATTATTCTCTACGGCATGTATCCTTCCAATGAAGTGGAAAAAGATAAAATTCTTCTGAAACCGGCAATGGAATTGAAAAGCCATATTGCATACATAAAAGAAGTGGAACCGGGAGTAGAAATCAGCTACGGCGGAACCTTCACAACTGAAAAAGTAACCAGAGTTGCCACCATACCCGTGGGCTATGCAGACGGTTATTCCAGAGGCCTTTCCAATAAAGGCAGTGTCTTAATTCGTGGAAAAAGAGCAAAAATCCTCGGAAAAGTATGTATGGACCAATTTATGGTAGATGTAACGGAAATTCCGGAAGCAAAGGAGTTAGATGAAGTAACCCTTCTTGGAAAAGACGGTACAGACTGCATTACCATGGAAGAATTAGGCGAGTTGTCAGGCAGATTTAATTATGAGTTCGCCTGCTGTATCAGTAAAAGAGTTCCAAGAGTATATTATAAAAACGGACAAGTAAAAGAATAA
- a CDS encoding recombinase family protein — MKNRLKIAMYLRLSKEDDWNAQESNSISYQRLLLRGYIERNFENYEILEFVDDGYSGTSMDRPAMQELLAAARQKKVDCIIVKDFSRFARDYVETGFYVEQIFPFLGIRFISVNDHYDSEAVTKKTIGMNLAFKTLVNDLYSKDLSVKVTSSLHSKKERGIYCSGNCPFGYRKKAEDRNQVEIVEEEAAVVREIFRLTLEGYTSVDIAKKFHKEKVKTPVEYLIERGATHRKPVGKEFSWQHTTICTILKNHFYAGDMVYGKYKKDKVGGKNHLKPRSEWKITYNHHEPIIEREVFDAVQQTRGISKPYQPQKAHILIGKVVCGECGKALRYRKAKNPYFYCNERYTTGDENCVSQVNVFFLEQVLLAALQKEIRRQMELEEVWSQYQEVQKEKYHVKRDKLQKSQQALDAVGKEQITLYERYGKREIQREEYIEFREELQKKEDFIKSEIQEQEMRLAEVETEFHAELPDAHIIWKECKINELNQEVVDTFIKKINVWDEQHMEIIWNFSDGKE, encoded by the coding sequence ATGAAAAATAGACTGAAGATAGCAATGTATCTGCGATTGTCCAAGGAAGATGACTGGAATGCACAGGAGAGTAACAGTATTTCTTATCAGCGTTTGTTGTTAAGAGGATATATTGAGCGAAATTTTGAAAATTATGAGATTTTAGAATTTGTGGATGATGGTTACAGCGGAACCAGTATGGACAGACCTGCAATGCAGGAATTATTAGCCGCTGCCCGGCAGAAAAAAGTAGATTGTATTATCGTAAAAGATTTTTCACGTTTTGCCAGAGACTATGTAGAAACAGGTTTCTATGTAGAGCAGATTTTTCCATTTTTAGGAATCCGTTTTATCTCTGTGAATGACCATTATGATAGTGAAGCTGTCACTAAAAAAACGATTGGGATGAATCTGGCATTTAAAACGCTGGTCAATGATCTCTATTCTAAGGATTTATCGGTAAAGGTAACTTCTTCCCTACATTCTAAAAAAGAACGGGGGATTTACTGCAGCGGGAACTGTCCTTTTGGATATCGCAAAAAAGCAGAGGACAGAAATCAAGTGGAGATTGTAGAAGAGGAGGCGGCAGTTGTCCGGGAAATTTTTCGACTGACATTAGAAGGATATACTTCTGTGGATATTGCAAAGAAGTTTCATAAAGAAAAGGTAAAAACACCTGTGGAATATCTGATAGAGAGAGGAGCAACACACCGGAAGCCAGTTGGCAAGGAATTTTCATGGCAGCATACAACAATCTGCACGATACTGAAAAATCATTTTTATGCAGGAGATATGGTATATGGAAAATATAAGAAGGATAAGGTTGGAGGGAAAAATCACTTAAAGCCAAGAAGTGAATGGAAGATTACTTATAATCATCATGAACCGATCATCGAACGGGAAGTATTTGATGCAGTACAGCAGACGAGGGGGATATCGAAACCTTATCAGCCACAAAAAGCACATATTCTGATAGGAAAGGTTGTATGCGGGGAGTGTGGTAAGGCTTTGCGCTATCGTAAAGCAAAAAATCCTTATTTTTATTGTAATGAACGTTATACGACAGGTGATGAGAATTGTGTGAGCCAAGTCAATGTATTCTTTTTGGAACAGGTTCTTTTAGCTGCTTTGCAAAAGGAAATCCGCAGACAGATGGAATTGGAAGAAGTGTGGAGTCAGTATCAGGAAGTACAAAAAGAGAAGTATCATGTGAAGAGGGATAAGTTGCAAAAATCTCAACAAGCCTTAGATGCTGTGGGAAAAGAACAGATCACACTTTATGAGAGATATGGAAAGCGGGAAATCCAAAGGGAAGAATACATAGAGTTCAGAGAGGAATTGCAGAAAAAGGAAGATTTTATAAAAAGTGAAATCCAAGAGCAGGAGATGCGATTGGCAGAGGTGGAGACAGAGTTTCATGCAGAACTGCCGGATGCTCATATCATTTGGAAAGAATGTAAGATCAATGAACTAAATCAAGAGGTGGTGGATACTTTTATAAAGAAGATAAATGTATGGGATGAACAGCATATGGAGATTATCTGGAACTTTAGTGATGGAAAAGAATAG
- a CDS encoding redox-sensing transcriptional repressor Rex, whose translation MEEKSISKAVIKRLPRYYRYLGELIEEGIERISSNELSAKMRVTASQIRQDLNNFGGFGQQGYGYNVPYLYEEIGKILGLDKTHHMIIIGAGNLGQALANYVKFEKRGFKIVGVFDINPVLKGISIRGNGIRMMSELPEFLQKEDVQIAALTVPKSSAAEIAELLVQNGIKAIWNFAHLDLNVPKDVIVENVHLSESLMRLSYNLTVAEQKEEK comes from the coding sequence GTGGAGGAAAAAAGCATTTCAAAAGCAGTAATTAAACGACTGCCTCGATATTACAGATATTTAGGTGAACTCATAGAGGAGGGAATAGAAAGGATTTCATCCAATGAGTTAAGTGCAAAGATGCGTGTAACAGCTTCTCAAATCCGTCAGGACTTAAATAATTTCGGGGGCTTTGGGCAGCAGGGATACGGATACAATGTGCCATATCTGTACGAGGAAATCGGAAAAATTCTGGGGTTGGATAAAACCCATCACATGATTATCATAGGAGCGGGAAATCTGGGACAGGCTCTTGCCAATTATGTAAAATTCGAAAAGAGAGGCTTTAAAATTGTGGGCGTTTTCGATATCAATCCAGTTTTAAAAGGAATTTCCATCAGGGGAAATGGAATTCGTATGATGAGCGAGCTGCCGGAATTTTTACAAAAAGAAGACGTACAGATTGCAGCGCTGACAGTACCAAAAAGCAGCGCCGCAGAAATTGCAGAGCTTTTGGTGCAAAATGGTATTAAAGCCATTTGGAATTTTGCCCATTTGGACTTAAATGTGCCAAAAGATGTAATTGTAGAAAACGTTCATCTTTCCGAAAGCCTGATGCGTTTATCCTACAATTTGACTGTTGCGGAGCAGAAAGAAGAAAAATAA
- a CDS encoding bifunctional ADP-dependent NAD(P)H-hydrate dehydratase/NAD(P)H-hydrate epimerase produces MERIVTGDQMQLLDKYTIEEMGVPSLVLMERAGLSVFEAIKKEGFSLNKILILCGSGNNGADGVVLARLLHLAGYCTDVCILGKPEKFTKEMQKQIDIGKNYGISFVKSFHISEYTVIVDAVFGVGLSREITGNLKEIILELHKFQGKIVAVDIPSGICSRTGKILGCAVKADLTVTFAYGKTGLFLYPGAEYAGKVVIADIGIYAKPEILPKPEIFTYTKGDLKEIRRKRDGNKGSFGKILLIAGSKDIFGAAYLSGMAAMKTGAGMLKICTHKENKVLFSCFPEAMLLCYEDDENITKELSEGFQWADVIGIGPGIGLGKQAESLLDTVLSQGTKPLVIDADAIGMLKGRTEQLKNYPNEVILTPHLGEFSRLTDISIKKWKENPIKITQEIAKTLSVVLVCKDARTVISNGDKNIYLNLSGNDGMASAGSGDVLTGMILSLLAQGKDGLKAACLGVYLHGAAGDLAAKRKGRAAMLAGDLIDAAGQILDEV; encoded by the coding sequence ATGGAGAGAATTGTAACAGGTGATCAGATGCAGCTTTTAGATAAATACACCATAGAAGAAATGGGTGTTCCTTCTTTAGTGCTTATGGAAAGAGCCGGACTTTCTGTTTTTGAAGCAATAAAAAAAGAGGGGTTTTCTCTTAATAAAATTTTGATTTTATGCGGAAGCGGAAATAATGGGGCGGATGGTGTGGTACTGGCACGACTGCTTCATCTTGCAGGTTATTGCACAGATGTCTGTATTTTAGGAAAGCCGGAGAAATTTACAAAAGAAATGCAGAAACAGATAGATATTGGAAAAAATTATGGAATTTCCTTTGTCAAGAGTTTTCATATTTCTGAATATACTGTTATTGTAGATGCTGTTTTCGGTGTGGGACTTTCCAGAGAAATCACGGGAAATTTAAAAGAAATTATACTGGAATTACATAAATTTCAAGGAAAAATCGTTGCTGTGGATATTCCTTCGGGAATTTGCAGCAGAACAGGAAAAATATTGGGCTGTGCGGTAAAAGCGGACTTAACCGTCACATTTGCTTATGGAAAAACAGGGCTTTTTCTTTATCCCGGCGCAGAATATGCAGGAAAGGTTGTCATTGCCGATATCGGTATTTATGCCAAACCGGAAATACTTCCAAAGCCCGAAATTTTTACTTATACAAAAGGGGACTTAAAAGAAATCCGAAGAAAGAGGGATGGAAATAAAGGCAGTTTTGGGAAAATCCTTTTAATTGCAGGAAGCAAGGATATTTTCGGCGCAGCCTATTTAAGCGGAATGGCAGCTATGAAAACCGGAGCAGGTATGCTAAAAATCTGTACGCATAAAGAAAATAAGGTTCTTTTTTCCTGTTTTCCCGAAGCCATGCTCTTGTGTTACGAGGATGACGAGAACATTACAAAAGAATTGTCAGAAGGTTTTCAATGGGCAGATGTCATTGGAATTGGACCGGGTATTGGTCTTGGCAAACAGGCAGAAAGTTTGCTGGATACGGTGCTTTCCCAAGGAACAAAACCCCTTGTTATTGACGCAGATGCCATAGGAATGTTAAAAGGACGCACAGAACAGTTAAAAAACTATCCAAATGAAGTGATTTTAACACCACATTTAGGAGAATTTTCCCGTCTTACCGATATTTCTATAAAAAAATGGAAAGAAAATCCCATAAAAATCACACAGGAAATTGCAAAAACCCTTTCTGTTGTGTTAGTATGTAAGGATGCCAGAACAGTTATCAGTAATGGAGACAAAAACATTTACTTGAATTTATCCGGAAATGACGGTATGGCAAGCGCAGGCAGCGGCGATGTTCTGACAGGTATGATTTTAAGTCTTTTGGCTCAGGGAAAAGATGGGTTAAAGGCAGCCTGTCTGGGTGTTTATCTTCACGGAGCTGCCGGAGATTTGGCAGCAAAAAGAAAAGGCCGTGCAGCTATGCTGGCAGGAGATTTAATAGATGCAGCAGGGCAAATTCTGGATGAAGTTTAA
- a CDS encoding ABC-F family ATP-binding cassette domain-containing protein — MILACQNIEKSFDGVTILQDASFHIEEREKAALVGINGAGKSTLFRIIVGELSPDNGQVILAKGKTLGYLAQHQEMENELTIYDCLLQVKQHILDMEIRMREMEAEMKHTTGEALTKLMDSYSRLTHEFEMENGYAYKSELTGVLKGLGFQEEDFQKQVSTLSGGQKTRVALGRLLLSKPDIILLDEPTNHLDMDSIAWLETYLLNYPGAVFIVSHDRYFLDKVATKIVEIDNGKVSVFTGNYSAYSEKKSLLRKAAYQAYLNQQQEIKHQEEVIAKLKSFNREKSIRRAESREKMLDKMEVLEKPVEIDSSMKITLKPRITSGNDVLTVEGLGKSFPPLTLFEDLNFSVKRGERVAIIGNNGTGKTTILKILNEIVPPDTGCFHLGSKVHIGYYDQEHHVLHNEKTIFEEISDDFPKLTNTEIRNLLAAFLFTGDDVFKPIQALSGGEKGRVSLAKLMLSEANFLILDEPTNHLDITSKEILEEALSNYEGTVLYVSHDRYFINKTATRILDLTNQKLVNYIGNYDYYLEKKEELTQIYAPDIQEEAVETKTSAVKLDWKQQKEEQARLRKKENDLKKTEAMIEELETRDSEIDEEMAKPEVATNVAECVRLSKEKAEIAQKLEELYEKWEELAE; from the coding sequence ATGATATTAGCGTGTCAAAATATAGAAAAATCTTTTGACGGCGTCACCATTTTACAGGACGCCAGTTTCCATATAGAAGAAAGAGAAAAGGCTGCTCTTGTGGGCATTAACGGTGCGGGAAAATCTACACTTTTTCGTATTATTGTAGGAGAACTTTCCCCTGACAACGGACAGGTTATTCTGGCAAAAGGAAAGACCTTGGGATATCTGGCGCAGCATCAGGAAATGGAAAATGAGCTTACCATTTATGACTGCCTGTTGCAGGTAAAACAGCATATTCTGGATATGGAAATCCGCATGCGTGAAATGGAAGCGGAAATGAAGCATACCACAGGAGAAGCCCTGACAAAGCTTATGGACAGTTACTCCCGTCTCACACATGAATTCGAAATGGAAAACGGATATGCCTACAAAAGTGAGCTGACCGGTGTTTTAAAAGGGTTGGGATTTCAGGAAGAAGACTTTCAGAAACAGGTTTCCACGCTTTCCGGAGGACAGAAAACAAGGGTAGCCCTTGGCCGCCTCCTTCTCTCCAAACCGGATATTATTCTGTTGGATGAGCCTACCAACCATTTGGATATGGACTCCATTGCATGGCTGGAAACTTATCTTTTGAACTATCCCGGGGCTGTTTTTATCGTCTCTCATGACCGATATTTTCTGGACAAAGTGGCTACGAAAATTGTAGAAATTGATAATGGAAAGGTATCTGTTTTTACAGGAAATTACAGCGCTTACAGTGAAAAGAAATCCCTTCTTCGTAAAGCAGCTTATCAGGCATACCTAAATCAGCAGCAGGAAATCAAACATCAGGAAGAGGTTATTGCAAAGCTGAAATCCTTTAATAGAGAGAAGTCCATCCGCAGAGCAGAAAGTAGAGAAAAAATGCTGGATAAAATGGAAGTTCTGGAAAAACCGGTGGAAATCGACAGCTCTATGAAGATTACATTAAAGCCCAGAATTACCAGCGGAAATGATGTTTTAACCGTAGAAGGGCTTGGAAAATCCTTCCCTCCTCTCACACTTTTTGAAGATTTGAACTTTTCTGTGAAAAGAGGCGAGCGTGTTGCCATTATTGGAAATAACGGTACAGGAAAAACTACGATTTTAAAAATTTTAAATGAAATTGTGCCACCAGATACCGGATGTTTTCATTTGGGAAGCAAGGTTCATATCGGTTATTATGACCAGGAACACCATGTTTTGCACAATGAAAAGACCATTTTTGAAGAAATTTCCGATGATTTCCCGAAACTGACCAATACGGAAATCCGCAATCTGCTGGCAGCCTTTTTGTTTACGGGAGATGATGTATTTAAGCCTATTCAGGCTTTAAGCGGCGGAGAAAAAGGGCGTGTTTCTTTGGCAAAGCTGATGCTTTCAGAAGCCAATTTCTTAATCTTGGATGAGCCTACCAACCATCTGGATATTACCTCAAAAGAAATTTTGGAAGAAGCTTTAAGCAATTATGAGGGAACTGTTTTATACGTCTCTCATGACCGCTACTTTATCAATAAAACAGCTACCAGAATTTTAGATTTAACTAATCAAAAGCTGGTAAATTACATTGGAAATTATGATTATTATTTAGAGAAAAAAGAAGAATTAACACAGATTTATGCACCGGATATTCAAGAGGAAGCTGTTGAAACAAAGACTTCTGCGGTGAAATTAGACTGGAAACAGCAAAAGGAAGAACAGGCACGTCTTCGCAAAAAAGAAAATGATTTAAAGAAAACAGAAGCCATGATTGAAGAACTGGAAACAAGAGACAGTGAAATTGATGAGGAAATGGCAAAACCGGAAGTTGCTACCAATGTAGCGGAGTGTGTTCGTCTTTCCAAAGAAAAAGCCGAAATTGCCCAAAAGCTGGAAGAGCTTTATGAAAAGTGGGAAGAGCTGGCAGAATAA
- a CDS encoding hemolysin family protein, whose translation MDDGSSLIGALIVFAAFILVNGSLYGFGAAIQKVSEADVEKKAGEQNDKKSQWILEIMANPATIINTILTTATLLSILIGYIGIHSITPYVYTWIEGLAEAAHIEIPPYIGAGISVVLVLVFFLITLMSFGVISAKKVFNHNPDKWVYRTASVVRLLVTVFKPITFLIMKLSNVVVRLFGVDPHKQEDDVTEEEIISMVDDAHEQGVIEENEAEMIQNIMEFSETEAQDIMTHRKNLHAIEENTLLKDALSYMLDNSNSRYPVYREDIDNIIGILHLKDVMRQITLPECENLPIGSIPNLVREAVYVPETRSINDLFKRMQAKKIHLVVVVDEYGQTSGIVTMEDILEEIVGNILDEYDEDENFIQLQNDQSLVMNGLTPLEQVDDVLNSDFDEEEFDTLNGYLTSLLGHVPNMAEDKEIKAKGYLFTILAVENNTIQKVRVEKLPDEEKGEEKCQDIQNSQT comes from the coding sequence ATGGATGATGGGAGTAGCCTGATAGGGGCTCTGATAGTATTTGCTGCATTTATTCTGGTAAACGGCAGCTTATATGGTTTTGGCGCTGCCATTCAAAAGGTAAGCGAAGCAGACGTGGAGAAAAAAGCCGGTGAGCAAAATGATAAAAAATCTCAATGGATTTTAGAAATTATGGCAAATCCCGCTACAATTATCAATACTATTTTGACAACAGCAACGCTTTTAAGTATTTTAATCGGTTACATTGGAATTCATTCCATAACCCCCTATGTTTACACATGGATAGAAGGACTTGCAGAAGCAGCTCATATTGAAATCCCTCCTTATATAGGGGCAGGAATTTCTGTGGTGTTGGTGCTGGTGTTCTTTTTAATTACACTGATGTCCTTTGGCGTAATTTCAGCCAAAAAGGTATTTAATCATAATCCAGATAAATGGGTTTACCGCACAGCCAGTGTAGTTCGGCTTTTGGTAACAGTTTTTAAGCCTATTACCTTTCTGATTATGAAGCTTTCCAATGTGGTTGTACGGTTGTTTGGCGTAGACCCTCACAAGCAGGAGGACGATGTAACAGAAGAAGAAATTATTTCCATGGTGGATGATGCACATGAGCAGGGCGTTATCGAAGAAAACGAAGCGGAAATGATCCAGAACATTATGGAGTTTTCTGAAACGGAAGCACAGGATATTATGACGCACCGCAAAAATCTCCATGCCATCGAAGAAAATACGCTGTTAAAGGATGCCTTGTCTTATATGTTGGACAACAGCAATTCCCGCTATCCGGTATACAGGGAGGATATTGATAATATTATCGGTATTTTACATTTAAAAGATGTTATGAGGCAGATTACACTGCCTGAATGTGAAAACCTTCCCATTGGTTCTATTCCAAATTTAGTCAGGGAAGCCGTGTATGTTCCGGAGACCAGAAGCATCAATGACTTGTTTAAGCGTATGCAGGCAAAAAAAATTCATCTGGTGGTTGTGGTAGATGAATACGGACAGACATCGGGAATTGTAACCATGGAAGATATTTTAGAGGAGATTGTAGGAAACATTTTAGACGAGTATGATGAAGACGAAAACTTTATCCAGCTTCAGAACGATCAGTCCTTGGTTATGAATGGACTTACTCCTCTGGAGCAAGTAGACGATGTATTAAATTCTGATTTTGACGAAGAAGAATTTGATACCTTAAACGGTTATCTTACCTCTTTATTAGGGCACGTACCTAATATGGCAGAGGATAAAGAAATAAAAGCAAAAGGATATTTATTTACCATTCTTGCAGTGGAAAATAATACCATACAAAAAGTTCGGGTTGAAAAATTACCGGACGAAGAAAAAGGAGAAGAGAAATGTCAGGACATTCAAAATTCGCAAACATAA
- a CDS encoding type II toxin-antitoxin system PemK/MazF family toxin, which produces MVIKRGDIFYADLRPVVGSEQGGIRPVLIIQNDIGNKHSPTVICAAITSRMNKAKLPTHIEIDAQSYAIVKDSVILLEQLRTIDKRRLKDKVCHLDAEILKKVNHALCVSLELPT; this is translated from the coding sequence GTGGTTATCAAACGCGGAGATATTTTTTACGCAGACCTGCGGCCGGTAGTCGGCAGTGAGCAGGGCGGTATCAGACCGGTTCTGATTATACAAAATGATATTGGAAACAAACACAGTCCAACGGTCATCTGTGCGGCAATTACATCCAGAATGAACAAGGCAAAGCTTCCTACGCATATTGAAATTGATGCACAGTCTTATGCCATTGTAAAGGACTCGGTAATTTTGTTGGAACAGTTAAGAACCATTGATAAACGAAGGCTGAAGGATAAGGTCTGCCATTTAGACGCAGAGATTTTGAAGAAGGTCAACCATGCACTGTGCGTCAGTCTGGAACTTCCTACATAG
- a CDS encoding S8 family peptidase gives MTQEGAFPHIDFDNRIWSFQDFVNGRTKPYDDNGHGTHVLGIIGGSGAAGKGKIQGIAPKCGLIPIKVLDKKGNGSKEKVLRAFQWILENKDCYNIRIVNISVGTTRREGHEDLIRAVEDVWDAGLVVVAAAGNMGPGRCSITAPGSSRKIITVGSSDMLMKNHGISGRGPTKECISKPDIVAPGSEIMSCTNSDSLFPYIARSGTSMSTPIVSGGIALLLEKYPQMTNLEVKKKLWKTAKDLGYEHNLQGWGLFDLHKFLQ, from the coding sequence TTGACACAAGAGGGAGCATTTCCCCATATAGATTTTGACAACCGAATTTGGAGCTTTCAGGACTTTGTAAACGGTCGTACAAAGCCTTATGATGACAATGGTCACGGAACTCATGTATTGGGAATTATCGGCGGAAGCGGTGCGGCAGGAAAGGGTAAAATTCAAGGGATTGCGCCAAAATGCGGGCTTATTCCCATTAAAGTGCTGGATAAAAAGGGAAATGGCAGCAAGGAAAAGGTATTACGGGCATTTCAATGGATTTTAGAAAACAAAGATTGTTACAATATCCGTATTGTAAATATTTCTGTTGGTACTACCAGACGAGAAGGACATGAGGATTTAATTCGTGCAGTAGAAGATGTCTGGGACGCAGGGCTTGTGGTAGTAGCGGCGGCAGGAAATATGGGTCCCGGAAGATGCAGCATTACAGCGCCCGGAAGCAGCAGAAAAATTATTACCGTAGGTTCTTCGGATATGCTGATGAAAAACCATGGAATTTCAGGAAGAGGTCCTACAAAAGAATGTATCAGTAAGCCGGATATTGTAGCCCCCGGAAGCGAAATCATGTCTTGTACCAACTCCGACAGTTTATTTCCCTATATTGCAAGAAGCGGCACATCTATGTCTACCCCTATTGTGTCAGGAGGCATTGCTCTTTTATTGGAAAAATATCCTCAAATGACGAATTTAGAAGTGAAAAAAAAGCTTTGGAAAACCGCCAAAGACTTGGGCTACGAGCATAATCTTCAAGGTTGGGGATTGTTTGATTTGCATAAATTTTTGCAATAA
- a CDS encoding NADP-dependent isocitrate dehydrogenase, with amino-acid sequence MGKIQMATPLVEMDGDEMTRILWGWIKEELLSPFLDLNTEYYDLGLKYRDETNDKVTLAAAEAIKKYKVGVKCATITPNAARVEEYHLKEMYKSPNATIRSCLDGTVFRTPILVKGIEPCVKSWKKPITIARHAYGDVYKNAEMKIPGAGRVELVYTNEKGEETRELVQEFQESGIVQGIHNLTSSIESFAKSCFSYALDCHEDLWFSSKDTISKKYDHTFKDIFQEIYEAEYKEKFEKENLTYFYTLIDDAVARIMKAEGGFIWACKNYDGDVMSDMVSSAFGSLAMMTSVLVSPKGYFEYEAAHGTVQRHYYQYLEGKQTSTNPVATIFAWSGALRKRGELDGNAELEQFADKLEQAVLKVIESGKMTKDLAAITTDTSVTVLNSLDFIKEIRKELEVI; translated from the coding sequence ATGGGAAAAATACAAATGGCAACACCTTTAGTAGAGATGGACGGAGATGAAATGACAAGAATTTTATGGGGGTGGATAAAAGAGGAACTGCTTTCTCCTTTTCTTGACTTAAATACAGAATATTATGATTTAGGATTAAAATATCGAGACGAAACAAATGACAAAGTGACTTTGGCTGCCGCTGAAGCAATCAAAAAATATAAAGTAGGGGTAAAATGCGCTACCATTACACCGAATGCAGCCAGAGTCGAAGAATACCATTTAAAAGAAATGTATAAAAGCCCTAACGCCACTATTCGTTCCTGTTTAGACGGTACGGTTTTCCGCACGCCTATTCTGGTAAAAGGCATTGAGCCCTGCGTAAAAAGCTGGAAAAAGCCCATTACCATAGCAAGACATGCCTATGGTGATGTATATAAAAATGCCGAAATGAAAATTCCGGGAGCAGGAAGAGTAGAGTTGGTCTATACAAATGAAAAAGGAGAAGAAACAAGAGAATTAGTACAGGAATTTCAGGAGTCCGGTATTGTACAAGGGATACATAATCTGACGTCTTCCATTGAAAGCTTTGCAAAATCCTGTTTTTCTTATGCACTGGATTGTCATGAGGATTTATGGTTTTCTTCTAAAGACACCATTTCTAAAAAATATGACCATACCTTCAAAGATATTTTTCAGGAAATTTATGAAGCAGAATATAAAGAAAAATTCGAGAAAGAAAATCTAACCTATTTTTATACCTTAATTGACGATGCAGTAGCCCGCATTATGAAAGCAGAAGGCGGTTTTATTTGGGCATGTAAAAATTATGACGGAGATGTGATGAGCGATATGGTTTCCTCCGCTTTTGGCTCACTTGCCATGATGACTTCTGTTTTAGTATCTCCAAAGGGATACTTTGAATATGAGGCAGCCCACGGCACAGTACAGCGTCATTACTATCAATATTTGGAAGGAAAACAGACCTCCACCAATCCGGTAGCAACTATTTTTGCATGGAGCGGCGCTTTAAGAAAAAGAGGAGAGCTGGACGGCAATGCAGAATTAGAACAATTTGCAGATAAGCTGGAGCAAGCTGTTTTAAAAGTCATTGAGTCTGGAAAAATGACAAAGGATTTGGCTGCAATTACCACAGACACTTCTGTAACCGTATTAAACAGTTTAGATTTTATAAAAGAAATCAGAAAAGAATTAGAAGTTATTTAA